The following proteins come from a genomic window of Synechococcus sp. BIOS-E4-1:
- a CDS encoding ABC transporter ATP-binding protein has product MSNLLEITQLSKFFGDKNSRRCVLSNINLRIQPGEFVCLLGPSGCGKSTLLNAIAGFNRPECGIITVNDKPVSKPGPDRGFVFQKNSLLPWMTLDQNVGYGLKIQGLSKEQINIKVEHFLDLVGLIGYKKNFPHELSGGMQQRGSIVRALITNPKVLLMDEPFGAVDAQTRIILQEMLLSIWAKVGITIIFVTHDIDEAVLLADRIVVMGVNPGHIKEIFDVSLKRPRSADSTFLDEFRDIKLRILRTIREETDKLMIAA; this is encoded by the coding sequence ATGTCTAATCTTCTTGAAATCACGCAGCTAAGTAAGTTCTTTGGAGATAAAAACTCACGGCGCTGCGTTCTTTCGAATATTAATCTGCGCATTCAACCAGGTGAATTTGTCTGTTTATTAGGACCTTCTGGATGCGGAAAATCTACGTTGCTAAATGCAATTGCGGGATTTAATAGGCCAGAATGCGGTATTATTACTGTTAACGACAAACCTGTTTCAAAACCTGGTCCTGACCGCGGCTTTGTTTTTCAAAAGAATTCACTGTTGCCCTGGATGACATTAGATCAGAATGTTGGTTATGGGTTGAAAATACAGGGATTATCAAAGGAACAAATTAACATCAAAGTAGAACATTTTTTAGACTTAGTAGGCCTTATAGGTTATAAAAAGAATTTTCCACACGAACTCTCAGGTGGTATGCAACAGCGTGGCAGCATTGTTCGAGCTTTAATTACAAATCCAAAAGTCTTATTGATGGACGAACCATTTGGAGCTGTAGATGCTCAAACAAGGATAATACTTCAAGAGATGTTATTGAGTATATGGGCGAAAGTAGGTATAACTATTATATTCGTTACTCATGACATTGATGAGGCTGTTTTGTTGGCCGACAGAATTGTTGTTATGGGAGTTAATCCTGGCCATATTAAGGAAATATTTGATGTTTCGCTAAAGAGGCCGCGCTCGGCTGATTCAACTTTTTTAGATGAGTTTAGAGATATTAAGCTCAGAATTCTTCGTACGATACGCGAGGAGACTGACAAATTAATGATCGCGGCGTAA
- a CDS encoding YeiH family protein, which translates to MPDPSIKKSLLSSIFLQPILLSLVAGFLFRNSLDGRSTWIGQSDWLSSRALSFALSLMGAQFVLSDLLAISWHTIVSLLFCIFLTCVVGTVVNRFLKLDNSFMLWLLAGNCICGPAAISFASQIFNGEKKDIAKAIWINTLIGFILMILLPFFADLLNLSSEAFGVWAGSSLQSTAQVVASASIFSTESTDIALMIKSIRIIMLLPVMFLLKILSSPNSIEYSDSKKARKYQFSLNSFLRTFPRFLIVFLMLSFISLMIDLSGILYGPEFSLYTVFSQLRPLLGQVSKFSLSLAMFAIGYLCNFDLSRSDCRAIIFAIFTALQLVFTSYFIIRI; encoded by the coding sequence TTGCCAGATCCATCTATTAAAAAATCTCTATTATCATCAATTTTTTTGCAACCAATCCTTCTGTCTTTGGTAGCAGGTTTTTTATTTCGTAATTCGCTTGATGGCCGTTCAACCTGGATTGGTCAGTCAGATTGGTTATCTTCACGAGCGCTTTCTTTTGCATTATCCCTGATGGGCGCTCAATTTGTCTTATCTGATTTATTAGCTATTTCATGGCATACAATTGTATCTCTTTTGTTTTGCATTTTTCTCACATGTGTCGTTGGAACTGTTGTTAACCGATTCCTTAAACTTGACAACTCCTTCATGTTATGGCTTTTAGCAGGTAATTGTATATGTGGACCAGCTGCTATATCATTTGCGTCTCAGATCTTTAATGGTGAAAAAAAAGATATTGCCAAAGCAATATGGATTAACACATTAATTGGTTTTATATTGATGATTCTATTGCCATTCTTTGCAGATTTGCTTAATCTCTCTTCAGAAGCTTTTGGAGTCTGGGCAGGTTCATCCTTACAATCTACAGCACAAGTAGTTGCAAGTGCTTCTATTTTTTCGACTGAATCAACCGACATTGCATTAATGATAAAATCTATACGAATTATAATGTTATTGCCAGTAATGTTTTTATTGAAAATTTTATCATCTCCAAATTCCATAGAATATTCTGATTCCAAAAAAGCTAGAAAATATCAATTTTCTCTAAACTCTTTTCTTAGAACTTTCCCCAGATTTTTGATCGTATTTTTGATGCTTTCTTTCATTTCTCTAATGATTGATTTAAGTGGTATTCTTTACGGTCCTGAATTTTCTCTATATACCGTATTTTCTCAATTGAGACCATTGTTAGGTCAAGTTTCCAAATTCTCTTTGTCCTTGGCTATGTTTGCAATTGGATATTTATGTAATTTTGATCTCAGTCGAAGTGATTGCCGGGCTATTATATTCGCTATTTTTACGGCATTGCAATTAGTATTTACCTCATATTTTATAATTAGAATTTAG